TTCTCACCAAAGCCTTATGACCGCATTGATAACAGGTCAGTCGGAAGACGGAACCGGTGGGAACTCCTTCCGGCAATCGGGACGCGGTCCCGCACTCAGGGCAAAGAAATCGAGGACTTCTTAGAGTTTGAATCCCTGTCTCCATCATCCTCTTAATTGTCGGAGGATCTTCAAGATCCAGACAAGCACTTAATTCTCTTTTTCTTTCCTTTCCGTAACGACGGTGAAATCGTTCCCGGAAACGGCTCCAGGGGGAATCGGTTCTTCGACTCCGAGCGGAAACATGGAAACGGTGAGAACCTGAAAACCGAGCTCCCGAAGACGATGAGTCACCCCGAAACCGTCGTCGCTATGAAATCTTCCGTTGATATGAACTACCTTTTTACCACGGGTCAAAAACGCGTTTGCGATCGCGTCGGCCATCCCCGTATCCCAAAGATATTGCGCGTCGATAAATCTTCGTAACATTGCATCATCGGAATTCGCGCCGGGATGACCTTGAAGCGTGTTCTTGATCTTGGTCTCATATCCTTCTTGAGAGAATTTTCGAATCAGATATTTCGGAGGTAAAAAGACCGAACGCAACGGAAACAAAGTTTCCAACCCCGAAGAAGAAACCAAATTCACGTATTTTCTCGGAACGTTGGAAGCG
The window above is part of the Leptospira stimsonii genome. Proteins encoded here:
- a CDS encoding ChaN family lipoprotein, with product MLLVLSFFSVFSEEVSKTEGLPPQPEIIQKGSTSTNVDPEVIFNSFKNYDILIFGEEHDDTVGHKIRLDWFKKISASNEVVLSMEMLERDQQKTLDEYLNGQIGEKAFLNSLKLWPNHLRDYHPFLQYAKERKIPVIASNVPRKYVNLVSSSGLETLFPLRSVFLPPKYLIRKFSQEGYETKIKNTLQGHPGANSDDAMLRRFIDAQYLWDTGMADAIANAFLTRGKKVVHINGRFHSDDGFGVTHRLRELGFQVLTVSMFPLGVEEPIPPGAVSGNDFTVVTERKEKEN